One Geothermobacter hydrogeniphilus DNA segment encodes these proteins:
- a CDS encoding entericidin EcnAB, whose amino-acid sequence MKRLIASGLLILLLALTGCECLSGLGRDMQKAGN is encoded by the coding sequence ATGAAACGCCTGATCGCCTCGGGCCTGCTCATCCTGCTTCTGGCCCTGACCGGCTGCGAGTGCCTCAGCGGCCTCGGCCGTGACATGCAGAAAGCCGGAAACTAG